In one window of Episyrphus balteatus chromosome 3, idEpiBalt1.1, whole genome shotgun sequence DNA:
- the LOC129915609 gene encoding actin-binding protein IPP, producing the protein MPPLKTYSLHKEFCRNSDGGGGGGGGGNFLNGDPNSNTESSRRPPPYSNAQFPFKVLANLNKLREQSRFCDVEIIAGGTTFNAHRAVLSSASAYFEAMFRPELGLNEGKQKSVILHTIDGDILHILLDFIYTGRCEIIQTNVQELLAAADMLQLPEVVEGCCEFLCRELHSTNALGILRFAEAHNCVSLAKSALNYVHSNFPAISVEDEFLDTPQTLLSQLLTSEMLRVDSESQVFQAALRWIKHDVTQRRCYVFDILSHVRLALVPVKVIDQALKDCRDMSMKVALRSICRDIASKRGQLVPLRVCPRLLAKKNIYIIGGSRRETPRTWNPADCIFETVAKFDIFRREWSETAPMEIGRILPGVAALNGKIYVIGGERGSQILANGEVYDPQNDNWSPIAPMIVPRCEFGLCTLGQKLLAVGGWIGDDIGGSMECYDPESDTWTMMGDMPEARFSMGVVSFEGLIYIVGGCTTTTRHLPDLISYNPVTKEWTPLARMQMARCQMGVAILDRYLYVVGGNSSHQDVLSSVERYSFDEDKWVTVSPMSVSRAIPAVAAADGLLYVAGGDQPCEVNFYRAQVTISAVECYDPLSDTWKNCPDLPTSRSEAGAVVV; encoded by the exons ATGCCACCACTTAAGACATACTCACTACACAAGGAATTTTGTCGTAATTCCGATGGTGGCGGGGGCGGAGGAGGTGGCGGCAATTTCCTTAATGGAGATCCCAATTCCAATACAGAATCTTCGAGACGTCCACCTCCGTATTCGAATGCCCAATTTCCATTCAAGGTTTTGGCTAATTTGAATAAACTCCGTGAACAATCACGATTCTGTGATGTGGAGATTATTGCTGGCGGGACGACATTTAATGCCCATCGAGCTGTGCTCAGTTCGGCAAGTGCATATTTCGAGGCAATGTTTCGTCCGGAATTGGGTTTGAATGAAGGCAAACAGAAGTCAGTTATACTCCATACAATCGATGGAgatattttgcatattttgttaGATTTTATTTATACTGGACGATGTGAAATTATTCAG acaaaTGTCCAAGAGCTACTGGCCGCAGCTGATATGCTTCAATTACCCGAAGTTGTTGAGGGTTGTTGTGAGTTTCTTTGTCGCGAGCTACATTCGACAAATGCATTGGGTATATTGCGCTTTGCTGAGGCACATAATTGTGTATCGTTGGCCAAAAGTGCATTGAACTATGTGCATTCGAATTTTCCAGCA atttCCGTTGAAGATGAATTCCTCGATACACCGCAAACTCTGCTATCTCAGCTTCTAACTTCTGAAATGCTACGTGTCGACAGTGAATCCCAAGTGTTCCAAGCTGCCCTACGTTGGATTAAACATGATGTCACTCAACGTCGATGTTATGTCTTCGATATACTCTCCCATGTCCGTTTGGCATTGGTGCCAGTGAAAGTTATCGATCAAGCCCTCAAAGATTGTCGTGACATGTCAATGAAGGTCGCATTGCGTTCGATTTGTCGTGATATTGCCTCCAAACGGGGGCAATTAGTTCCACTGCGTGTTTGTCCTAGACTTCTTGCCAAAAAGAATATCTACATAATTGGCGGTTCTCGTCGAGAAACCCCACGAACATGGAATCCAGCTGATTGTATATTCGAAACTGTTGCCAAATTTGATATATTCCGTCGTGAATGGAGCGAAACCGCTCCAATGGAAATCGGTAGAATCCTGCCCGGTGTGGCTGCCTTGAACGGCAAGATATATGTGATTGGAGGCGAACGAGGTAGCCAGATTCTGGCCAATGGTGAAGTATACGATCCTCAGAATGACAATTGGAGTCCCATTGCACCGATGATTGTGCCTAGGTGTGAATTCGGTCTCTGTACACTCGGACAGAAGTTACTGGCAGTGGGCGGTTGGATTGGTGATGATATTGGTGGCTCAATGGAGTGTTATGATCCTGAAAGTGACACCTGGACAATGATGGGTGATATGCCAGAGGCTCGATTTAGTATGGGTGTGGTGAGTTTCGAAGGATTGATTTACATTGTTGGAGGGTGCACTACCACTACAAGGCATTTGCCCGATTTAATCAG ttataatCCCGTGACCAAGGAATGGACTCCTTTGGCTCGCATGCAAATGGCTAGATGTCAAATGGGTGTGGCGATTTTGGATCGTTATCTTTATGTTGTTGGTGGCAATAGTAGTCATCAAGATGTGTTGAGTTCAGTGGAACGTTATAGCTTCGATGAGGATAAATGGGTAACGGTTAGTCCAATGTCGGTGAGTCGAGCTATTCCTGCTGTAGCTGCTGCTGATGGGTTACTTTATGTGGCTGGTGGTGATCAG CCATGCGAAGTGAATTTTTATCGCGCTCAGGTTACAATCAGTGCCGTCGAGTGCTACGATCCACTATCGGATACGTGGAAAAATTGTCCAGATCTTCCAACCAGTCGATCAGAGGCTGGTGCCGTAGTTGTCTAA